One Prunus dulcis chromosome 7, ALMONDv2, whole genome shotgun sequence DNA segment encodes these proteins:
- the LOC117635372 gene encoding uncharacterized mitochondrial protein AtMg00810-like, with the protein MSRSDPSLFVKHTGSDVLALLLYVDDIILTGSSDALIQEVIDDLSLMFELKNLGLLTYFLGIQISYPSSGGIFVNQYKYAKELLPKAGMTQCKACSTPCKPYSQVLSTEGELLKDTTLYRRLVGALRYLTFTRPVIAFAVNSVCQYMTAPTDSHFFQVKRILRYLQGTLQYGINFSLGPMQLSAFSDADWAGDASTCRTTTGFVVFLGNNPISWQSKKQGSVSCSSTEADYQALANTAADIVWIRQVLAYMHEFLPEPPLLHCDNLSVLTLSSNRVFYLHIKHLDIDFHFIRERVQHKDFHVQQFTKGLHGPIFSKHCINLRLGHPAEIEGGCLAKGYSARKVVS; encoded by the coding sequence ATGTCTCGATCAGATCCGAGTTTGTTTGTTAAACACACTGGATCAGATGTTCTAGCTTTACTTTTATATGTCGATGATATTATCTTAACAGGTTCAAGTGATGCTCTCATTCAAGAGGTTATTGATGATCTGtccttaatgtttgaattgaaaaatCTGGGGTTGTTGACTTACTTCTTAGGTATACAAATTTCTTATCCCAGCTCAGGTGGTATCTTTGTGAATCAATATAAGTATGCCAAGGAGTTGTTACCTAAAGCAGGTATGACTCAATGTAAAGCTTGTTCCACTCCCTGTAAACCATATTCCCAGGTACTTAGCACAGAGGGTGAATTGTTAAAAGATACAACGTTGTATCGACGTTTAGTAGGAGCATTGCGGTACCTTACTTTTACAAGGCCTGTTATTGCTTTTGCTGTGAACTCTGTTTGCCAATACATGACAGCACCTACAGATTCTCACTTCTTTCAGGTTAAGCGTATCTTGAGATACCTACAAGGTACTCTGCAATATGGCATCAATTTTTCCCTTGGACCTATGCAACTTAGCGCTTTTAGCGACGCGGATTGGGCTGGAGATGCTTCTACATGCAGGACAACTACTGGCTTTGTAGTATTTCTTGGAAATAATCCAATTTCTTGGCAGTCCAAGAAGCAAGGCTCAGTCTCTTGCAGCTCTACGGAAGCCGATTATCAAGCATTAGCCAATACAGCAGCTGATATTGTTTGGATTCGTCAAGTGTTGGCTTATATGCATGAGTTTCTGCCTGAGCCTCCTTTACTACACTGTGACAATCTTTCTGTCTTAACTTTGAGCTCAAATCGAGTGTTTTATTTACATATCAAACACTTAGATATTGATTTCCACTTCATCCGAGAACGTGTCCAGCATAAAGATTTTCATGTGCAGCAATTCACAAAGGGATTACATGGTCCTATATTCTCAAAGCATTGTATCAATCTCAGACTGGGTCACCCAGCTGAGATTGAGGGGGGATGTTTGGCTAAAGGTTATTCAGCTAGGAAGGTTGTTAGCTGA
- the LOC117635101 gene encoding UPF0481 protein At3g47200-like — MLPAVEKPRDQVAILIEGKVREMPSFWPDCCIYKVPQRFRRGNEEFYELLVVSIGPYHFHQGSFPQMQIFKLKYLEAFLSRNHLSLDQCLGLVRTWEEMARRYYADPIDLSSDEFAEMMLVDAIFVLELLLRARFSKYVDDCDRIYGKLRMIQDVLHDVMLIENQIPFFVLQGLYDLVDGSSKGNLKLVELTHAFFKYYVTFGVGHLPVPGVDHGVQHFVDFIRYYYLPPRPREDVYNEIYESLIPPSVTMLDDAGVKFASTSKTFLLDIQFINRDLVIPNFSR; from the coding sequence ATGCTACCAGCCGTTGAGAAACCGCGCGATCAAGTGGCGATTCTAATCGAGGGTAAAGTGCGAGAAATGCCCTCATTTTGGCCAGATTGTTGTATTTACAAAGTCCCCCAGCGTTTTCGCAGAGGAAATGAAGAGTTCTATGAACTCCTGGTGGTCTCAATCGGACCTTATCACTTTCACCAAGGCAGTTTCCCACAAATGCAAATCTTTAAACTCAAATACTTAGAGGCCTTCTTGAGCCGAAACCATCTCAGCTTAGACCAATGCCTTGGCCTTGTGAGAACGTGGGAAGAAATGGCCAGGCGTTATTACGCCGACCCCATTGACCTAAGCAGTGATGAGTTTGCCGAGATGATGCTGGTGGATGCAATTTTTGTCTTGGAGCTTTTGCTCAGGGCACGGTTTTCCAAATATGTAGACGATTGCGATCGAATATATGGAAAGCTGCGTATGATTCAAGACGTTTTGCATGATGTCATGTTGATTgagaaccaaattcccttctTTGTTCTTCAGGGTTTGTATGACCTAGTTGATGGCAGCTCCAAAGGAAATCTCAAGTTGGTCGAGCTTACGCATGCGTTCTTCAAGTATTATGTAACGTTTGGTGTTGGTCATCTACCTGTGCCTGGAGTTGACCATGGAGTACAgcattttgttgattttataCGATACTACTACTTGCCCCCACGGCCTAGGGAGGATGTATATAACGAAATTTATGAAAGCCTTATCCCACCAAGCGTGACAATGCTAGACGATGCTGGAGTTAAGTTTGCGAGTACAAGCAAAACCTTCTTGCTTGACATACAATTCATAAACCGAGATCTTGTAATTCCGAATTTTAGTAGATGA
- the LOC117635371 gene encoding uncharacterized protein LOC117635371: MATSLVPQPPKIKLNSLLVSKINVSNTKLGANFDVAFTIENPNLFSWIRFEHIDGSISYKDKALMTYSLDPFVLGLKEHRMMRMKISVNVLQEDQPVVKERVLEEIHRQHEDGAVNFSLEMFARATYRTGWWGTKSVLMNPQCLDLRVGFLPKVGFGSWISGGPMTCAVPMLIDD; the protein is encoded by the coding sequence ATGGCCACATCCTTAGTTCCACAGCCCCCGAAAATCAAACTCAACTCTCTCTTGGTGTCGAAAATTAACGTCTCAAACACAAAGCTAGGGGCCAACTTTGACGTGGCCTTCACAATAGAGAACCCTAATCTATTCTCGTGGATTCGCTTTGAGCACATAGATGGTTCGATTTCTTACAAAGATAAAGCTCTCATGACATACTCGTTGGACCCTTTCGTACTGGGATTGAAGGAACATAGAATGATGCGTATGAAGATATCCGTGAATGTATTACAGGAAGATCAGCCGGTTGTGAAGGAGAGGGTTTTAGAAGAAATCCATAGGCAACATGAAGATGGTGCTGTGAATTTCAGCCTGGAAATGTTTGCACGGGCTACGTATAGGACCGGTTGGTGGGGGACAAAGTCTGTTTTAATGAACCCTCAATGTTTGGATTTGAGGGTTGGCTTCTTGCCTAAAGTTGGGTTCGGAAGCTGGATTAGTGGGGGGCCTATGACTTGCGCAGTTCCCATGCTAATTGATGactaa
- the LOC117635373 gene encoding uncharacterized protein LOC117635373, translating to MASTTETNQPRSSDQPATQSSEAHQPRAPIDPYPPPAGGTYPPSNMSYAHPQGYPTVAPPYHGYHPSAYNPYYGDPYYTTTSYNQADEAASSCFRCFCIIMFLLVIFTLLASIVMFVVVRPETPAFKVESFSVSNFNLVPGSKVLSGKWEASIYVDNPSYRMKLEVDRWETSLYHKDNYLAMGSVMHSMNLESRSKGTMHMKMETYNTTASSAVEDMEKEQKEGGNVSFNLRLTLSYDMKASGFLYNHYSNYRSGTLRVKCSDLKVPLPAGSNTGSMPSGSSKACDISDGF from the coding sequence ATGGCTTCCACAACCGAAACTAATCAACCCCGCTCCTCCGACCAACCCGCAACACAATCATCAGAAGCCCACCAACCTCGAGCCCCCATTGACCCCTACCCCCCGCCCGCCGGGGGCACCTATCCGCCATCCAACATGAGCTACGCGCACCCACAAGGATACCCCACCGTAGCGCCCCCCTACCACGGGTACCACCCGAGCGCCTACAACCCTTATTACGGGGACCCCTACTACACCACCACCTCCTACAACCAAGCTGACGAGGCCGCCAGCAGCTGCTTCCGGTGCTTCTGCATCATCATGTTCCTCCTCGTCATCTTCACCCTCCTTGCCAGCATCGTCATGTTTGTCGTGGTCCGCCCGGAAACCCCGGCCTTCAAGGTCGAGTCCTTTAGCGTCTCCAACTTCAACCTCGTCCCAGGGAGCAAAGTGCTCTCCGGGAAATGGGAGGCCTCCATCTACGTGGACAACCCCAGCTACAGGATGAAGTTGGAGGTAGACAGGTGGGAGACCTCCCTGTACCACAAGGACAACTATCTCGCGATGGGCTCGGTCATGCACTCCATGAATCTCGAATCTCGGTCAAAAGGCACGATGCACATGAAGATGGAGACGTACAATACAACGGCGAGCAGCGCGGTAGAGGACATGGAGAAGGAGCAGAAGGAGGGCGGGAACGTGAGCTTCAATTTGAGGTTGACGCTTTCGTACGACATGAAAGCCAGTGGTTTTTTGTATAATCACTATAGTAACTACAGAAGTGGGACCCTCCGGGTGAAATGCTCGGATTTGAAGGTGCCGCTGCCGGCGGGGTCAAATACTGGGAGCATGCCCAGTGGGAGCTCGAAGGCATGCGATATCTCCGATGGTTTCTGA
- the LOC117633560 gene encoding NDR1/HIN1-like protein 26 — translation MATSAAGADDGRNKTVTGYPVEQGQFAAGYPAAGAYPYVAPPPPPHANTYRPMGPPPYYAPRPTGPIAPNRPTLLCRLLIAAIAVFAIMSLVFFIAWLALRPRLPEFRVESASVFPLNATGSELTATWDLTLLANNPNHKLRIYYDSIQASLFYGDDYRLATTSLPPFVLTKRNQTRVGFKLATVGEYVGNYVAKGISDERDRGSVRFGLGVFASVRFRSGVFQSRPRVLRVFCERVDFGFAQKNGTGTLTGQSSPCVVDV, via the coding sequence ATGGCTACCTCAGCCGCCGGCGCCGATGATGGTCGTAACAAGACGGTGACCGGCTACCCAGTAGAGCAGGGTCAATTCGCAGCCGGCTACCCAGCCGCCGGAGCCTACCCCTACGTGGCCCCACCGCCGCCTCCTCACGCCAACACCTACCGGCCCATGGGCCCACCTCCTTACTACGCCCCTCGGCCCACTGGGCCCATCGCGCCCAATAGGCCCACCCTCCTCTGCCGCCTCCTCATTGCCGCCATCGCCGTCTTCGCCATCATGTCCCTCGTCTTCTTCATCGCCTGGCTTGCACTACGCCCCCGCCTCCCCGAGTTCCGGGTCGAATCGGCCTCCGTCTTCCCGCTCAACGCCACTGGCTCCGAGCTCACCGCCACCTGGGACCTCACCCTCCTTGCCAACAACCCCAACCACAAGCTCAGAATTTACTACGACAGCATCCAGGCCTCACTATTCTACGGCGACGATTACCGGCTCGCCACGACGTCGTTGCCTCCCTTTGTTTTGACCAAGAGGAACCAGACGCGTGTCGGGTTCAAGCTGGCGACGGTGGGGGAGTACGTCGGCAATTACGTGGCCAAGGGGATCTCCGACGAGAGGGATCGTGGGTCGGTGAGGTTCGGGCTAGGAGTTTTTGCTTCGGTTCGGTTTAGGTCTGGAGTGTTCCAGTCGAGGCCTCGCGTGTTGCGGGTCTTCTGCGAAAGGGTCGATTTCGGGTTTGCCCAGAAGAATGGGACGGGGACTTTGACGGGTCAGTCAAGTCCGTGTGTGGTTGACGTGTGA
- the LOC117635370 gene encoding UPF0481 protein At3g47200-like, which produces MAFAPDVRPPDSKRLGAATRIKKGQCQWARLFPWKGRHKASSSPKETSSTTDVRSTASTNDGPAVENPNPRDQAAIPSEGLASRETPSSGLPKEISMTTRGPPSPRESTNAAGPAAAAAVENPNPRDQVAILIEGKMQRTPPFSPDCAIYQVPERFRNGNEQHYKPRVVPIGPYHSYHGSFPQMQSYKLKYVEAFTSRNGLGFIDQCLGFVRSCEIRARRYYVEPIDLSSDDFSELMLVDAIFVLELILRYQFPQYIDDGDRIYHKPRMIADVFLDVVLLIENQIPFFLLEGLYDLVDSRYKGDLSFFVDLTHEFLKGYVKIDDFPGDHAPVPRVDHGVKHFVDFIRYYYLPPPAVEGENHDRPMEGENHDRPREGENPGVHPRVEEIPPSVTVLDEGENSGVHPRVEEIPPSVTVLDDAGVQFVTRRTTFSLDIQFNNGSLIIPNFRVDDWTETLFRNLIAFEQCHDHQMKYISQFIFLMGGMIKTSKDVDLLIGHGIISSMLGSNDDLSTLFNCIGQGVAVNSKTYRYLDLSQRLNAYCKARWHRWKAILNRDYFNTPWKLASTIAAIILLVLTLIQTVCSILSR; this is translated from the coding sequence ATGGCATTTGCACCAGATGTTCGTCCTCCTGACTCAAAGAGGTTGGGTGCTGCgacaagaattaaaaaagggcAATGTCAATGGGCGCGACTATTTCCGTGGAAGGGGCGACACAAGGCGTCGTCTTCTCCAAAGGAAACTTCATCAACGACGGATGTTCGAAGTACTGCATCCACAAATGATGGACCAGCAGTGGAGAACCCAAACCCGCGCGATCAAGCTGCGATTCCATCTGAGGGTTTAGCGTCGCGAGAAACGCCGTCATCTGGGCTGCCAAAGGAGATTTCAATGACAACACGGGGTCCTCCAAGTCCAAGAGAATCAACCAATGCTGCTGGACCAGCAGCTGCTGCAGCAGTGGAGAACCCAAACCCGCGCGATCAAGTGGCGATTCTAATTGAGGGTAAGATGCAAAGAACGCCGCCGTTTTCGCCAGATTGTGCTATTTACCAAGTCCCCGAGAGATTTCGCAATGGAAATGAACAACACTACAAACCCCGGGTGGTCCCAATCGGACCCTATCACTCCTACCACGGAAGTTTCCCACAAATGCAAAGCTATAAGCTCAAATACGTAGAGGCCTTCACCAGCCGAAACGGGCTCGGATTCATAGACCAATGCCTTGGCTTTGTGAGAAGTTGCGAGATAAGAGCCAGGAGATATTATGTCGAGCCCATTGACCTAAGCAGTGATGACTTCTCCGAGCTGATGCTGGTGGACGCAATTTTTGTCTTGGAGCTTATACTCAGGTATCAGTTTCCCCAATATATAGACGACGGCGATCGAATATATCATAAGCCGCGGATGATAGCAGATGTTTTCCTTGATGTCGTGTTGTTGATCgagaaccaaattcccttctttcttcttgagGGTTTGTATGACCTTGTTGATAGCCGCTACAAAGGAGATCTCAGCTTCTTTGTGGATCTTACGCATGAGTTCTTAAAGGGTTACGTCAAAATCGATGACTTTCCTGGTGATCACGCACCTGTGCCTCGAGTTGACCATGGAGTGAAgcattttgttgattttataCGATACTACTACTTGCCCCCGCCTGCTGTGGAGGGTGAAAATCACGATAGGCCTATGGAGGGTGAAAATCACGATAGGCCTAGGGAGGGTGAAAATCCCGGAGTTCATCCTAGGGTTGAAGAAATCCCACCAAGCGTGACAGTGCTAGACGAGGGTGAAAATTCCGGAGTTCATCCTAGGGTAGAAGAAATCCCACCAAGCGTGACAGTGCTAGACGATGCCGGAGTTCAGTTTGTGACAAGAAGAACAACCTTCTCACTTGACATACAATTCAACAACGGAAGTCTCATAATTCCGAATTTTAGAGTTGACGATTGGACGGAAACTCTCTTCAGGAACCTCATCGCCTTTGAACAGTGCCACGATCACCAAATGAAGTACATTTCGCAATTTATATTCCTCATGGGGGGCATGATCAAGACTTCAAAGGACGTGGACTTGCTCATTGGACATGGAATTATATCTAGTATGCTGGGGAGTAACGATGATCTGTCCACTCTATTTAACTGCATTGGCCAAGGGGTTGCGGTCAATTCGAAAACTTATCGTTACCTTGACCTTTCCCAAAGACTCAATGCCTACTGCAAGGCTCGTTGGCACAGATGGAAAGCAATTCTGAACCGGGACTATTTCAACACTCCATGGAAACTTGCTTCTACTATTGCTGCAATTATACTCCTTGTGCTCACACTCATCCAAACCGTATGCTCTATCTTATCCCGCTAA